A genomic window from Rickettsiales bacterium includes:
- a CDS encoding TolC family outer membrane protein produces the protein FMNSGSAGINGVMEEYLGKAYIENPQLKALRSAIKASDEAMPQAISGFLPRVDVNLTESFTRSSDGNRSKENFTPSGQSLDVRQNLFAGMQSIYQIKSAKDRIISARYELRNEEQNFLRQAIETYVNLIFAKKVLTLNQKNEKVLSDQVTSTRDRFLIGDATRTDVAQSEARLANAVSSRISAENEFVNSKSQFRRVFLVDAPENLSMPTKLPAIPATLDDALNTAISNNPEIQRNLYAKNQRANEVEVQKSQLYPQLDLTGSIAQRESVNGNSIFSNEQESIGLNLRVPLYDSGVTFSRTREAKDRKNQSEFEYQNSVITTRDSVIRAWQALATATLNIEATKASILAAEYAIDGVRAEQKEGQRTVFDVLLAEQDRFNAEVAHARAIRDSILAVYNLKASVGQLNASELSLAVAEYNPEEHYEKTKLKFFGF, from the coding sequence TTTATGAATTCTGGAAGTGCTGGAATTAACGGAGTTATGGAAGAATATCTCGGTAAAGCTTATATTGAAAACCCGCAATTAAAGGCTTTAAGAAGTGCGATTAAGGCTTCAGATGAAGCGATGCCGCAAGCAATTTCAGGCTTTTTACCAAGGGTTGATGTGAATTTAACTGAGTCATTTACCAGAAGTAGTGATGGTAATAGAAGTAAAGAAAATTTTACGCCAAGTGGGCAATCTTTAGATGTGCGTCAAAATTTATTTGCTGGTATGCAATCAATTTATCAAATAAAATCAGCGAAAGATAGAATAATTTCAGCAAGATACGAACTTAGAAATGAAGAGCAAAATTTTCTAAGGCAAGCTATTGAAACTTATGTAAATCTTATTTTTGCTAAGAAAGTTTTAACCCTTAACCAAAAAAATGAGAAGGTTTTAAGCGATCAAGTTACATCAACTAGAGATAGATTTTTAATTGGTGATGCTACAAGAACAGATGTTGCACAATCAGAGGCAAGGCTTGCAAACGCTGTTTCAAGCAGGATTTCCGCTGAAAATGAATTTGTTAATTCTAAATCTCAATTTAGAAGGGTTTTTCTAGTTGATGCTCCTGAAAATTTATCAATGCCAACAAAATTGCCAGCAATCCCAGCAACTTTAGATGATGCACTCAACACTGCAATAAGTAATAATCCTGAAATTCAAAGAAATTTATACGCAAAAAATCAAAGGGCAAATGAAGTTGAAGTGCAAAAATCACAATTATATCCTCAGCTTGATTTAACTGGCTCAATTGCTCAAAGGGAGTCAGTAAATGGTAATAGCATTTTCAGTAATGAACAAGAATCTATTGGCTTAAACCTTAGAGTTCCACTTTACGATTCAGGCGTTACTTTTTCAAGAACTAGAGAGGCGAAAGATAGAAAAAACCAAAGCGAATTTGAATATCAAAATTCTGTAATCACAACTCGTGATTCTGTGATTCGTGCTTGGCAGGCTCTTGCAACTGCAACACTAAATATTGAAGCAACTAAGGCTTCAATTTTAGCTGCCGAATATGCAATTGATGGTGTTCGTGCCGAGCAAAAAGAAGGGCAAAGAACCGTTTTTGATGTTCTACTTGCTGAGCAAGATAGGTTTAATGCGGAAGTTGCTCACGCAAGAGCAATCAGGGATAGTATTCTTGCGGTTTATAATCTTAAGGCTTCAGTTGGGCAATTAAACGCTTCAGAATTAAGTCTCGCTGTTGCAGAATATAACCCAGAAGAACATTACGAAAAAACCAAACTTAAATTTTTTGGTTTTTAA